TGGTGGCTACCGAACCGAACCCCAACGACGACAACTACCCTTTTTTGCAGGAAATCCGCCGGGAACTGAATGAGATGCGGCTGGTCAGTGGCAAGCAGCTCAACATCGTCGAACTACCCATGCCCGACCCCGTGATCAGCGACGGCCAGCGACTACCGGCTTCCTACGCCAATTTTTACATCAGCAACGGCGCGGTTATTGTTCCGACGTTCCGGTGCGCCAAAGACCAGACGGCCATCGACATTCTCGAAAGCTGTTTTCCGGACCGGAAAGTGGTGGGCATCGACGCGACGGATATCGTCTGGGGACTGGGAACATTTCACTGCCTGAGTCAACAAGAACCCGCCATCGAAGCATGAACTACGACAAGAAAATTTTCCGCTCGGTGGCCAATACCGACAACGGCGAAGTAAGCGCAGCCACTACCTTCTGGTACCAGCAGGAGGGCGAAGTGGTCTGGGCCGAATACCGGGGAGGCTCGGTAGTCAAAGGGTTTCTGATTGCCAAAATGCTGCCTGAGGGGGTGCTGGACATGACCTACCAGCACCTGAA
This Larkinella insperata DNA region includes the following protein-coding sequences:
- a CDS encoding n-acetylglutamate synthase, with translation MNYDKKIFRSVANTDNGEVSAATTFWYQQEGEVVWAEYRGGSVVKGFLIAKMLPEGVLDMTYQHLNTDGQFRTGLCHSTPEVLADGRIRLHERWRWTNGDGSEGASVIEEVV